In one Neobacillus sp. CF12 genomic region, the following are encoded:
- a CDS encoding glycosyltransferase family 2 protein codes for MMEPVLTIVVPCYNEEDVLPETIHQLDQFVNQLISEQLISSTTKILFIDDGSKDRTWEIIYKAGLRNEHVRGIKLSRNVGHQNALLAGLFAAKDYSDCVVSIDADLQDDIEVIREFIHKFNEGNEIVYGVRKRRDTDTFFKRSTAQGFYKLMRKMGVNLVYNHADFRLMSKRALAELEGFKEVNLFLRGIVPLLGFRSDVVYYDRKERIAGETKYPLKKMLAFAFDGITSFSVSPIRFVLFVGFISFFLSLLFGIYFLLLKTLGETQTGWTSLITSIWLIGGLQLIAIGLIGEYVGKIYKESKQRPKFIIDIDTFSMPIPRHHLIRKSEEDELYKTN; via the coding sequence ATGATGGAACCTGTCTTAACGATTGTTGTGCCTTGTTATAATGAAGAAGATGTACTACCTGAAACCATTCATCAACTTGACCAATTCGTCAATCAATTGATCAGTGAACAACTTATTTCCAGCACAACCAAAATTTTGTTTATTGATGATGGCAGTAAGGACAGAACATGGGAAATCATATATAAAGCAGGATTAAGAAATGAACATGTCCGTGGAATAAAACTATCAAGAAATGTAGGTCATCAAAACGCCCTGTTGGCTGGCTTATTTGCGGCAAAGGACTATTCAGATTGTGTTGTCTCTATTGACGCTGACCTTCAGGATGATATTGAGGTAATTCGAGAATTTATCCATAAATTTAATGAAGGAAATGAGATTGTTTATGGCGTTCGTAAACGCAGGGACACAGATACGTTCTTTAAACGGAGCACCGCTCAAGGCTTTTATAAACTTATGAGAAAAATGGGCGTTAATCTTGTTTATAATCATGCGGATTTTCGGTTAATGAGCAAACGAGCATTAGCGGAGTTAGAAGGATTTAAAGAAGTGAATCTTTTTCTACGAGGTATCGTTCCGCTCCTTGGATTTCGTTCGGATGTCGTATACTATGACCGAAAAGAAAGAATAGCAGGTGAAACGAAGTACCCGTTAAAGAAAATGCTTGCTTTTGCCTTTGACGGAATCACCTCCTTTTCTGTATCACCGATTCGATTTGTATTATTTGTCGGGTTTATTTCCTTTTTCCTCAGCCTGTTATTTGGAATATACTTTTTACTGTTAAAGACCTTAGGGGAAACGCAGACAGGCTGGACATCACTTATTACGTCCATCTGGTTAATTGGCGGATTGCAGTTGATTGCGATTGGGCTAATAGGGGAGTATGTAGGGAAAATATATAAAGAATCAAAACAACGTCCAAAATTTATCATCGATATTGATACTTTCTCCATGCCTATTCCAAGACATCATTTAATTCGAAAAAGTGAGGAGGATGAATTATATAAAACCAACTAA
- a CDS encoding GtrA family protein codes for MNYIKPTNSFIRFLLVGVINTFVGLFIIFFLLNAVQLSYWFSTFAGNVIGACVSYCLNRSFTFNSKVPFQRGLPRFFTIILICYVGSYFFSEKLLIWMNQFYTVNTLVEQNGAVLLGSVLYTISNYLGQKYFVFNTVKTA; via the coding sequence ATGAATTATATAAAACCAACTAATTCATTTATTCGTTTTCTTTTGGTTGGGGTGATTAATACATTTGTGGGCTTATTTATCATCTTCTTTTTGCTAAATGCTGTTCAACTTTCCTATTGGTTTTCTACCTTTGCAGGTAATGTGATTGGGGCATGTGTCAGTTATTGTTTAAATCGTTCCTTTACCTTTAATAGCAAGGTGCCTTTTCAACGCGGACTGCCAAGGTTTTTTACGATCATTCTTATCTGTTATGTCGGTTCGTATTTTTTTAGTGAAAAGTTATTGATTTGGATGAACCAATTCTATACTGTAAATACACTGGTTGAACAAAATGGAGCTGTACTTTTAGGGAGTGTACTTTATACAATAAGTAATTACCTAGGTCAGAAATATTTCGTTTTTAATACTGTTAAGACCGCTTAA
- a CDS encoding LysE family transporter: MNVFLSYILLGLSLAAPIGPINAAQIDKGIRHGFMHSWLIGVGAVVADGVYMMVVYFGVVHFLETPFMKTFLWSFGCFVLIYTGIETMLSANKHKIGEKAKDEPLIKSFFSGFFMSISNPLTILFWLGIYGSVLAKTAATYETSQLILYSSAIFIGLLIWDFTMASIASNFRKYLTSQLLVGISLLSGVSLIGFGVYFGFQAFNVLFG, translated from the coding sequence ATGAATGTATTTTTGAGTTATATTTTACTGGGATTGTCGCTTGCGGCTCCGATTGGTCCAATTAATGCAGCACAAATTGATAAGGGGATAAGACATGGCTTTATGCATTCATGGCTTATTGGGGTAGGGGCTGTCGTTGCTGATGGGGTTTACATGATGGTCGTTTATTTTGGAGTCGTTCACTTCCTTGAAACTCCATTTATGAAAACCTTTTTATGGTCATTCGGTTGTTTTGTTTTAATTTATACCGGTATTGAAACAATGTTATCTGCAAATAAACACAAAATTGGAGAAAAAGCAAAGGATGAACCATTAATCAAATCCTTTTTTTCTGGCTTTTTTATGTCAATATCCAATCCATTAACGATATTATTTTGGCTGGGAATTTACGGCTCTGTTCTCGCAAAGACCGCTGCGACCTATGAAACAAGCCAGTTAATTCTTTATAGCTCAGCTATATTTATTGGATTACTTATATGGGATTTTACAATGGCTAGTATTGCTAGTAATTTCCGAAAATATTTGACCTCTCAGTTACTTGTTGGAATCTCGCTTTTATCTGGAGTGTCATTGATTGGATTTGGGGTTTACTTTGGCTTTCAGGCCTTTAATGTTTTATTTGGATAA
- a CDS encoding amino acid permease → MGKSSSGENEQKNMKWWQLSLFGVGCTIGTGFFLGSSIAIKMTGPAILIAFILAAAGTYLVFDALAKMTAQEPLKGGFRSYAKKAFGRWAGFSSGWVYWVSEVLIMGSQMTALSIFSRFWFPNVPLWLFAGGYALLGLVVVLIGVAILNKLENILAVLKIAAILMFVIIALLAIFGVIDGDRPIQYPDSRKDLIPHGVLGLWSGVIFAFYAFGGIEILGLMATQLKDPKEAPKAGKVMLFTLMIIYMLSIGLAVLMVPWNKFNGEKSPFVNALDNYNLTFIPHLFNGALIIAGFSTMVASLFAVTSILVTLSEEGDAPGLFCKQGKLKVPIPTLLITVLGISLSIVSALLMPGHVYEYITTAAGLMLLYNWIFILASSWKLLEVSAKDKIKYSIGILLICIAVSGTLFHSTSRPGFFISLAFIGIIGCITLIMNLKWKKKKKKGKVLSPWPTA, encoded by the coding sequence ATGGGCAAATCGAGTAGCGGTGAAAATGAACAAAAAAATATGAAGTGGTGGCAACTCTCGTTATTTGGGGTGGGGTGCACAATTGGTACAGGATTTTTCCTAGGATCAAGTATCGCCATCAAAATGACTGGACCTGCCATACTAATCGCCTTCATTCTTGCAGCTGCTGGAACCTATTTGGTTTTTGACGCTCTGGCAAAAATGACTGCACAGGAACCCCTAAAAGGCGGGTTTCGTTCTTATGCGAAGAAAGCATTCGGCAGATGGGCAGGATTTAGCAGCGGCTGGGTTTATTGGGTGTCCGAGGTTTTAATTATGGGTAGTCAAATGACCGCGCTGTCTATTTTTTCGCGATTTTGGTTTCCTAATGTTCCATTATGGTTATTTGCTGGTGGATACGCTCTGCTGGGACTTGTTGTGGTTCTTATCGGCGTAGCTATCTTGAATAAATTAGAAAATATTCTTGCCGTATTGAAAATAGCGGCAATCTTAATGTTCGTTATTATTGCGTTATTAGCAATTTTTGGAGTGATTGATGGAGACCGGCCTATTCAATATCCTGATAGCAGAAAGGATTTAATCCCCCATGGTGTTCTAGGTTTATGGTCAGGTGTTATTTTTGCCTTTTACGCATTTGGAGGAATTGAAATATTAGGGTTAATGGCTACCCAATTAAAGGATCCAAAGGAAGCTCCTAAGGCCGGTAAGGTAATGCTTTTCACACTAATGATTATCTATATGCTTTCCATCGGTCTCGCCGTCTTGATGGTGCCTTGGAATAAGTTTAATGGTGAGAAAAGTCCATTTGTAAATGCATTAGACAATTACAATTTAACCTTTATTCCGCATCTTTTTAACGGAGCCCTAATTATTGCGGGATTTTCAACAATGGTGGCTTCCCTTTTTGCTGTAACCAGCATTCTTGTAACACTCTCTGAAGAAGGGGATGCACCAGGTTTGTTTTGCAAACAGGGGAAACTAAAAGTTCCCATTCCCACCTTGCTGATTACAGTGTTGGGAATATCTCTTTCGATTGTCTCTGCACTATTAATGCCGGGTCATGTTTATGAGTACATTACAACAGCCGCAGGGCTTATGCTTCTTTACAATTGGATTTTTATTTTAGCTTCATCCTGGAAGCTATTAGAGGTAAGTGCAAAGGATAAAATAAAATACTCGATAGGGATTCTGTTAATATGTATTGCAGTAAGTGGAACATTATTTCATAGCACAAGCCGCCCTGGTTTCTTTATTAGCCTAGCTTTCATTGGGATCATTGGCTGCATTACTTTAATTATGAATCTAAAGTGGAAAAAGAAAAAGAAAAAAGGCAAAGTCCTTAGTCCTTGGCCTACCGCCTAA
- a CDS encoding TraR/DksA C4-type zinc finger protein, with amino-acid sequence MLTTEQLAGFRLQLLKEKEEIEERLEQNDHYGLERGHFHESMGELSSYDNHPADEGSELYEREKDIALNEHTDLQLRNINKALEAMENGTYGKCEVCGNEISYERLEALPNTTYCKEHSPEQVVSHDRPIEEGVLMPPFGKFDMDTKDENVAFDAEDSWQVVEQWGTSDTPSDLAFPQEHYNDVGIEPDENEGYVEDFENFVGNDMYGNNITVYPNPQHERYEESLDEEGIMTSFGDLPAYEHDPYVEDDK; translated from the coding sequence ATGTTAACGACAGAGCAGCTTGCTGGTTTTCGTTTGCAATTACTAAAGGAAAAAGAGGAAATTGAAGAGCGTCTCGAGCAAAATGATCATTATGGTTTAGAACGCGGTCATTTTCACGAATCGATGGGGGAATTATCAAGTTATGATAATCATCCTGCAGATGAGGGTTCAGAGTTATATGAACGTGAAAAAGATATTGCATTAAATGAGCATACCGATTTGCAGCTAAGAAATATAAATAAAGCACTTGAAGCAATGGAAAATGGAACATATGGTAAATGTGAAGTCTGCGGAAATGAAATTTCTTATGAACGATTAGAGGCATTGCCTAATACAACCTATTGTAAAGAACATAGTCCAGAGCAAGTGGTATCACATGATCGTCCAATTGAAGAGGGAGTTTTAATGCCGCCATTTGGGAAGTTTGATATGGATACAAAAGATGAGAATGTTGCTTTTGACGCAGAGGACTCTTGGCAGGTCGTAGAACAATGGGGAACATCCGATACACCATCGGATTTAGCCTTTCCACAAGAGCACTATAATGATGTTGGAATAGAACCGGATGAAAATGAGGGCTATGTTGAGGATTTCGAAAACTTTGTAGGTAATGATATGTATGGGAACAATATAACCGTTTACCCAAATCCACAACACGAACGCTATGAAGAATCACTTGATGAAGAAGGGATCATGACAAGCTTTGGGGATTTACCAGCATATGAACATGATCCATATGTCGAGGATGATAAATAA
- a CDS encoding YozQ family protein, with protein MDKKNSTNNSTDLAGRIYETSDYQKNDVMSTGLSTTHEQVSDAYMEGEIDTSTDDDLNAKDLPIAQKPYRNE; from the coding sequence ATGGATAAAAAGAATTCCACTAACAACAGCACTGATCTCGCTGGTCGTATCTACGAAACAAGCGACTATCAAAAAAACGATGTTATGTCAACGGGTCTATCGACCACACATGAACAGGTAAGTGACGCCTATATGGAGGGGGAAATTGATACATCCACTGATGACGATTTAAACGCGAAGGATCTCCCAATTGCCCAAAAACCCTATAGAAACGAATAA